DNA sequence from the Falco peregrinus isolate bFalPer1 chromosome 1, bFalPer1.pri, whole genome shotgun sequence genome:
GAGTAGGTAAATCcactgaaaaatgaacaaactgCTTTGAAGGTTCTTGAGGTCACCCTGCAACTTCTTCactttttaaacagcatttaaagAGCTACAGCTAGGGAAGGAGGGCAAACAAAGATTATGAAAGAGCAGATTTCTCCCTGGCTCCATCTGTTCCTCTAATCATCCAAAAAAGCTTAAGCTGGGAGCTAGCTTACTGCATCTTGTGGATCTAGTCTGAGAGtatggaagaagaaataataaggATTGTCACTGCAATTCAAAAATATCATAATCATTGCAAAGGATCCCAGTTTGTTAAAGCTATTTGCCTTTTTAACTGGGAAGAATGGACGTGCCTTCTGTCAGCACCAATCCACAGAGAGATGAGATAGAGAGAAATGAGACAGCAGATcaatacagaagcaaaatataGAAGACCTCTCCAATAATCAACCCACCATTATTCTAGGTAATGAGGAAAACCAGGTTTCTCTTCTCCCCAAAGAAACCTCtgcagaagaagggaaagagacACACATGGAGGGATTCTCACTCATCTGACCAAACCAAAATTGATAGCCAAATCCATTTTCAGTTACCACATCAActacaaaatatttctccaaCAGTATTTCTCTCACCTTGATATGAGATGCATTGATGTAACCCGTGTTATTTTCTTTGGTTGGGACTAGCTCTACTCTGGTATCATCATAAGGAAGAACGTCCTGGAACCGgtttctttcagcattttcaggaaGCCGAGCTATTGAGCACTCACCATCtataagtctttttttctgaatgcgCTCATATTCAGTAAACACCATCCCCTGCTCTAACCGTTGTTCCAGAACTTTACACTGAAAGGCAGAACATAGATAACCATATAAAATCACGTTCTAAGACTGAGTCTATTTTAATAGAGAATTCATGAAGGatgaaatgtatgtatttttctcttctacatattttttcagtgcttttccagCTATTAATGTTTTCCACAAACATACCAGAATAAACAAGAAGCAACCCTAACCAGCAGCAATTTTGTTGAAGTGAAAACCAAGAAGCCTGTTATACTTCACTAGGTCACAAAGACTGTGGACAGCActggtgaaagaaaaattacGTCATAGCTTCTGTAAAGACAACCCAGAAAAATTTGGCCAAACCCGACAGCTATGCTATACTAAAAAACATaatccaaaaaaagaaattaagtcaaCTATGTCCTTTGGATGGAGAAAAACtctgaaaatgtgaaacaaaacaCTTGCCTTAGTCAATGAGCTAATAATTCACTACCAAtattccacatttttttaagactgaaatTAATAAACCTTGCGTACAGCAGGCAAGCCTTTTTAGAACACTGCAGCTGAGGTATAAACCCAGGGTTTTTCCTACTAGTATAATTCAATGTGGTTTATGTAATAAGCtgctcccccccctccctgcaccccccaccccccccatttATTCTTTCAAACCCAAGCTCTTTCTAAATCACAAAACACTTCTGGAATTTCAGCATCTCTTTGCCAACAATAATTAGAGGAATAATATGTAAGATTTCAGCCAGAAAATTTCATCTATGTCACATGTCCTCAGCCTCTCACAGCAACTATTTCATGGTATCAGGTCAGAAAATGTCTTGTATCAAATAACTGTAATGGCAAGTGTTGCAGAGGAAGGTGTAAAACCTCAATCATAAGCAATTTGCACATCCATAAATCAATGATACAAACTCCTTTATTATCTTTAGGCTAAATTCCCTCATCAAAACTAATAATCACATGAAGCTGAGCAATGAAACAGGTATTGAATCAACTTTAAAGTCATCGTCTAAAATATCTGCCTCTGGACTTCCTTTCATGTCACATGTCTCCTTGGCATTGCCTCTTCTCAACTGTTTTAGGAATTAACTCCCATTTAATGGTATCTGTTCTGCCTCCACACGTCTGCCTGAAGAGAAAGTGTAGTAACATGTCTTTTGCAGAACTTTACTTTATGGATTCTTCTTTTACCTCAACACTTTGGGTAGAGCTAGCTGAATAATAATATGGCTGGATTTAATAAAAGTCAATTCAGGAAGAGATGATGGCTGAAAATAAGGGGAAATAACCAACACAGGTACTAACTGTAGAACTGTATCTCAGTAGCAGAATGTTAATTTTTGTCCCTTAGCATCTTCTAGGAGCGTACATATAGTTCAAAAAGAACTTCAACTGTGTTGAAATGGAAGAGTCAAATCTCCCTCCTATAGCTCTCACTCCAAGCCTTCAAACTCCAAGACTGAATTTCTACTGTGTGActtgcaattaattttcttggtCTGTTCCTTAGAAGTGCAGCTGGTGAGAGCAGGACTGTTCCTTCAGGTTCTAATCCCTGCCCACTGACTGTCAGTAAATTGAGCTAGAGGGGGTCTGCAGCTGAGGATGCCCAACCATGCTCAGAACTGGATTCTAAAGAGACCTCTGGTCACAGAATACACAATAATCACTGCAGCCCTTGGTTTATCTAGATAATGCACCTGATCAGATGTGTGATGGCAGCACTGTTCTACATAGCCCTTCACAGGCTGGGTATTGACTGTATTTCACTTTCCTGCACCTACTTAATGATACACAAGGCAGGCTGGAGTATATTTACTAACAGTTTACCCTGACACAAGCAGGTAGAGTCTTATATTTCTGGAAGAATGATCCTCAGATTCTAGAACCTGATGTTGTCTGTGTGATCTGAGATCTTTTACTGAATTTAAACTTTCTGCAGGTCATCTAAGACATCTATATTTTCAGAGATCCACCTGAGGAAAACATAAATACAATTTGTACAAGCTGTACCCTGGGGATGCAATTTAATTACAAGATGTATTGTAAAATTTGTatgaattattaataattacaaCTAAGTACAACCTCACACTCAGAATTTCAATTTTCATATGTTTTCAGTCtggaaaaccccaaaatcaagagagaaaacagaaaaatggcatAAAAATGTATCAGTAGATACTAGTTAATTTGCTTCCTGTATATTAAAGTGTAAACTATAATCTGAATCACTGTCATCTTgaatcttaaagaaaaatctgagtTACACCCAATATTTCTAGCAATGACTTATCAATCAGAActttcattcttcattttgtttctattcTCAGTATTTGAGCTGCTTTGAATCTGAAGTATTCTGAAGTCAACACAAAGCACCATTcacatgcatttcattttgaaaaatcactagtgtgaaaaagaaatcaagcatTAAGAAACTCCAACATACCCGTTCATCATTTGTTGCTCTTGTTGATTCTTCCTTCCCCTCATCTGGCAGAGGCACTCTAGTCAAAGCTAGTCCATTTAGGGCAGCTAGCTTCAGAGGCCCTATTTTTTTGgcatcatttttattctttttcataccctgcaaaagaaaagctaaaaactGTAAATATCCTTAAATATCTGATAAAGTTACAAAGCAGACACCAGATGAGTTCAATTAAGCAAAGGATACTTCCTTGACCCCTTCTGCAAACAGCTctgacctttttatttttttttatatgcactTCAGTGAGAGATTAGGGTGGTGGGACTACATTCCTCCAAGGACACAGCACAAGTCTGTCTTCATTCCAGACAGGTTAATGAAACTGCAGAAGAATGACAAATATTGTTCCCTACAAAGCTCACAACTGAGGGTGAGAGGCAACAAGCCTGGATAACTAACATTCTTGGACAgaatttaaattactttccaACCcccaaaatacataaaaattcttccttaaCTATTCAATTTGCAAACACTTTTCTTCCCTATTAGCAGGCATAACGATGAGCATGTACCTTTAAGATATCTGAACATAGTCAAATGTTTGACTAAGTTTGCAACAAACTGCACATACAAAATGTGAACACAGAACTGCAGACAGATCTGAGCCCTCAACCAGGCCATGAATCTAAATTATTGAAGTTACCATTCATTATTTGAGAAAAATACCAAAGGGCAATTTTTATGAAAGAAGGCTTCTTAAAAGAATCATTTGAATGCATAAGAGAAAACATCAACAATCCTGCAGTTGCTAAGTTTGGttgttaagaaaaatacattgaaaatgTGAGAGTATATGTGGCTTGAATAATAATCAATGCTTTCAAAAACTAAATAGTAGTAAGGAATAGGTAGACAAAGTTAAGAGAATGAGACCACATTTAAAAGTGAAGTGAACACAAACCCGACAGTAAGAGTTAATTGAAAAGCAAAACGTGCAAACATTGATATGGGCCAGCTTTCTCACCAGGATACTCCTCATCTTAATATTGAATACAGAAGGGTAATACCCTCTATTATGCAATGCCACTCTTAAATGTTACTGAACTATGAAGTATTTTactgaacacttccagtgaaaaagttttaatatcaatttcatttcaaaggtTGACTTGAACATTTACATAGCtatcagaaggaaaaggcaggttATGATTTTGGTAGACATATTAGTGTCTGAAAAATTACCTTTGGAGAACAAAAAACTAAATGACTATGTAAATGTGAACACAGGAGCAAGttatcactttttttcctaatccaCATAAACAGGAGTAAGGAGATGTAGAAAACCATACACCATCATAAAATCAATTGAAGCTGATGAAGGTTCATTTCATTGTGTTTAGCTCCATGTATAGCAAGTCTGACCAACAAAAAATTGTGACAGCAGAAACTATTTAAATATGTAACATTTCCATAAAGTTAAGATTTTGTGGCATCAGCTGTAAGAGTTACTACAGTAGTAGAAGTTACATGGTAGTTTCACTGCAGTTAATTTGTGCAGAAAACTGAGGCAGGCAAAGTTAACAACAAtcaattttaaaaggcaaactaataataaaaatggtcTTCCTCTATTAGCACCTGAAATATGCCACAGACtacataaaaccaaacaaaagttTGAAACAATATGAGCGGTAAGGACTGCCAGTGAAATTGTACAGTCCCACACACAGACCCTGATGTTTCTATGAGGTGGGAATTGCAGGGAAGGTAAAACTTGCAGTTGTTCATTATTTACAGCTTTGTAAGACTGGAGTAGGAGAAAGACACATGGCAAGTAAGAAATGCCTTTAGTGGGATAAAAACAGCTTGAAGAGAAGGCAAAAGGGAAAGGAcatgaaaaggggaaaggatggaggaaagaaaagagtgCAAGGAAAGAATTTATTGCCTAATGTGTCAGGTCCCCCTCGTAGGCCAGAAAgtgaaagcaaattaatttaaactaGTAAACATTCAGCTACATCCAATTTTTCAGTGAGAGAAAGATTAGAAAACTGGTGGTAGAATCGAAAGAGTTGCTTCTGATTCCAGATAAGCATAGGTAGGGCAGAATTTCCCATCTAGAATGGACTTTAAATTAGCTCGTTCTACAGTTGCTAGCCAGGTTAGGTGTACCACACGGATGGAGGCTGGACAGCTGGATTTGTATGGGAGAACTATCAAGACAGAACTTAGACATGGCAGAGAAGGGGATAAAAGACAGCCAAGCAAAGTTAGTcagggaaaaccagaaaaataaaggtcaAGCTTAAGGTAGCTTTTAATTCAcatgttttaaaagcatctcAGGTTGGTTAAAACACTCCCAAATCTCAAGCAAAAACGCCACACAACTCCCGCTACAGAACAACCCAAAACAAGAGGAATAATATCCACTTACACCTAGTGGGGGAAGGCCTTCCACAATGTTCTTCTTTCCAGACAAAAGATCGGACACAGGTCTCTTCTTTACTGAATCTTTCCTTACTCTGTATCTCCCTGATGTTGTAAGATCAGATTCCGACATAGATGGAGTAAGCAGtccttcccctcttctctgCACCTGGCTTTCTACTAGTAAATGGACAGGGCTCATATCTTTAATTCTCTTTTCTGTCTCAGTAATATGTAATTTAGGCTCAAGAATATGCAAAGGGCCACCAGATGAAGCAACAGAGCTATAAGGGTAGTTCAGTACCGAATCATGAGAATAACCACCCATAACAGGTGAAAGTTGGGTTTGATCttcagggagaggagaaagacttgTACCagccttgctttcttcttcaaattcttcttcttcctcactACTGTGAATCAGCATAGTGGCATCTGAAAGGGTTTTCTTATGATCGCAGTTCACACTTTCTTCTTGctcactttctttttgttttgctctctcCATCAGAATGTTGGGCTGTGACCCTTCCGAGATAACTCTTGGAAGAGCCACATCTGCTGCAGAAGCTGACATGGTCCTCTCTTTAATTCTTATTCCTTCAAAGCTGGGAGCCAAGCCTGCTATTTCAATACTgttccttttctgcagctgagcatGGCGTGCTGATGTTAAAGGTTCACTGACTTCCTGAAGAGAGTGTGCCACAGGCAGGCTGTCTTCCTGAAATGTCTGGACAGAATGGTGCACTCGCCTTGTGATAAGATCTGGATTGCTGCTGCTGATGTAGATATGTCGTGAAAGGTCTGGAGTACTATTTGCAGGTCTTGGGTATGGGTATGGGGGAGGCGGTCGATAGACTTGGGTCTTCATTATATTTGGTGCTGGATAGTCCTGAGCCTGAAGCTGTACATTTGTCAACTCAGGCACGCTGACTGCCCCAACAACAGGGCGCTTTTCAGCAGGATAGGGATAGGGCGACTGGCTATGAAAACTGTAGTTCAGGTTAAATGGATAATGGTTAGATTGCGGGGAAGCGAAGTGAGCATGTTCTCGTATTTCAGGTTGACTGTAAACTAAGGCATCAGGCCTGCTATAAGCATATGAATTGCTGATGTTAAGATTCCTCATCGAATGACTCTGCCTATCTGTGTGCACCATTCCCCTGTTGAGCTGTCTCATCACAGTTTCATAGTCCGGCGTGGGACGATAAGAAGGTGGTATCAGTGCACTATGCCTATGTGTTGGGACATAATCAGTTCTGAGGACATCGCTTCCAGTAATGCTTGGGTTAGAGGACATGGGGGACGGCTGCAAATAATGTTGTGGATTGTTCAAGGAGTTTGTGCTATGTGCACTATAGACACTACCATTGCGGATCCGACCGCTGTAGTCATGAGGGGCTCTATCCAAGCTAGTCTGAGAGTGACAGTAGTATCCATTCTGATTGCTCACAAAGAGGTTATCTGAAAGTTTAAGAACAATCTTTATGTCCGAGACATCAAAGAAAGATATCCTCTATTAAGACACAGCTAATCAATGTCTGAGATTTTCAAAATCTCAGTTATTCTTAGCTATGTATCAAAattgggaaggaaggaaggaaacaaaaccatccCCAGCTTTTTTGTTGCTCTTGACACCTAAGGTATGCATACCAGAATAACCTATTATGGTAATTTAGATAATGCAAAttccttttggaaaacattGTCTCAGTTTAAGAATGGCTGTCTTCCATTTAGGATAGGTTTGCTAAGTTTCAGTCCAAGTCAAACAAAATCCCTATCAATCTTAAACCACACTAACTGAAGGAAGAAATCCGCACCAGGGTTTGCACTAATCTAATGAGATTTAAAcagcaagcaaggaaaaaaaacgcaaacaaaaaaaagcactaaaaacACCCCCataacaacaaaacccccctcAACTCTTCTTCCCCCCATAGGTAAGTAGATATAGTACCACaagacctttttaaaaaaaaaagtaactaaaTTAACTTTTCTCCAGAACTTTTGAAGACCGTTTAAACCACTACCATACATTGTTTACACATTAACATATACCCACTCTGATGGGTAGAGAAAATGATCTAACAGTTTATACATCCAAGatacatttaataatttaacCATTACTTCATTGGATGCACAATTTGCCAAGCTCCAGAAGAGAACAATTCAGTCATTGCTTTAGATACTTTCATAATTTAACTCTTTAGGTTCATCAAAATAATTGCCACACTTATGTTACTGACTTTGCTGACAATCAAaaatttgaacatttttttcacaaacaaaagaaaataggatGTGTGCAGTAGCAAGTATCCAGCAATAATTCCAACACTATATTGGAAAGAATTCAGCTACATTCTGAATGTATATACTTGTACCTTCACAAATATTTGTGTAAGTCTATTTAGATAGAAAATGTTCTTAATCCCTTACCAGTGAGTTgttagagtatttttttttccagctgacttTTAGGACTGGAAGATTCCTATCAAAACTGAGGCAACCTTGCAAAAGATTAGATTAAGCCCTTCAGGGTAGCAACTTTGTTAATTACAGACACAATGTGTAACAATcaaaaaaacaggagagaaagcagcCATCACTCCACTGTAAACAGATTAGGAGCGTGCATTCCTTCAGAATTCTAATTAGGGTTtgcctgggttttttctttccttttttcaattaaatatatACCAATTCCCTAACTTGTGGAATTCCTTAGCCTTTGAATCTCCCACCACCTTGTAGTCTAGCAAACTCT
Encoded proteins:
- the PTPN21 gene encoding tyrosine-protein phosphatase non-receptor type 21 produces the protein MPLPFGLKLKRTRRYTVSSKSCLVARIQLLNNEFVEFTLSVESTGQESLEAVAQRLELREITYFSLWYYNKQNQRRWVDLDKPLKKQLDKYALEPTVYFGVVFYVPTVSQLQQEITRYQYYLQLKKDILEGNIPCTLEQAIHLAGLAVQADFGDYDQYESQEFLQRFALFPVGWLQEEKILEEATQKVALLHQKYRGLTPPDAEMLYMQEVERMEGYGEETYPAKDSQGSDIFIGACLDGIFVKHKNGRPPVVFRWHDIANMSHNKSFFALELANKEETIQFQTEDMETAKYVWRMCVARHKFYRLNKCSLQTQPVTVNPVRRRSSSRMSMPKPQPYMMPPPPQLHYNGHYTEPYASSQDNLFVSNQNGYYCHSQTSLDRAPHDYSGRIRNGSVYSAHSTNSLNNPQHYLQPSPMSSNPSITGSDVLRTDYVPTHRHSALIPPSYRPTPDYETVMRQLNRGMVHTDRQSHSMRNLNISNSYAYSRPDALVYSQPEIREHAHFASPQSNHYPFNLNYSFHSQSPYPYPAEKRPVVGAVSVPELTNVQLQAQDYPAPNIMKTQVYRPPPPYPYPRPANSTPDLSRHIYISSSNPDLITRRVHHSVQTFQEDSLPVAHSLQEVSEPLTSARHAQLQKRNSIEIAGLAPSFEGIRIKERTMSASAADVALPRVISEGSQPNILMERAKQKESEQEESVNCDHKKTLSDATMLIHSSEEEEEFEEESKAGTSLSPLPEDQTQLSPVMGGYSHDSVLNYPYSSVASSGGPLHILEPKLHITETEKRIKDMSPVHLLVESQVQRRGEGLLTPSMSESDLTTSGRYRVRKDSVKKRPVSDLLSGKKNIVEGLPPLGGMKKNKNDAKKIGPLKLAALNGLALTRVPLPDEGKEESTRATNDERCKVLEQRLEQGMVFTEYERIQKKRLIDGECSIARLPENAERNRFQDVLPYDDTRVELVPTKENNTGYINASHIKISVGGIEWDYIATQGPLQNTCQDFWQMIWEQGIAIIAMVTAEEESGREKSFRYWPRLGSRHNTVTYGRFKITTRFRTDSGCYATTGLKIKHLLTGQERTVWHLQYTDWPEHGCPEDLKGFLSYLEEIQSVRRHTNSTVDPKNSNPPVLVHCSAGVGRTGVVILSEIMIACLEHNEMLDIPRVLDILRQQRMMMVQTLSQYTFVYGVLIQFLKSSRLI